The Salvia miltiorrhiza cultivar Shanhuang (shh) chromosome 2, IMPLAD_Smil_shh, whole genome shotgun sequence DNA window ATTCAAATTAGGATTTTGGATATTACAATGGAGGCGGTCAGGGTTCGAGAATGTACAAGAGTGTGCAGGCGCAAAGAACGTACAGTGGAGGCGATTTGTTTGCGGAGCCGTTGACGCTGCCAGGGCATTCACGGGAAGAATGGCGAGGAGCTGGTTTGGCCAAATGAGAGTAGCCCGGGGCTATTGGATCTGCATTCGTTTGACACTGAGCTACTTCCGGAGGTAGATTTCTTGATTTGAGAAGTGGAGTAGTTATTTTTCGTTAATCAGTATATGCTAGTTTGTGGGCGTCGGTTTTATGGGTTATGGTTGTAGTTTATGTGGTAGGAAATGAACTCTATCTTACATTGTGGATAAAGTAGTAGCTTTAGCCGTCATGTTCGATGGTTTTGATAGAAATAGGGGTTGTTGTCAGATGACTCCTGTCTAGCAATGCAATTTTATGCTTTGTAtcttgtgtatttgatgaggTGGTGTTGCTTCATTGATGCTTTACGGATTTCTGATGCTGTTTTACTATAATTTTGGACGCTTTGGTTGATTCCTTATGTATGAGATTTTTGCGCCACGGGTGGCCGGGTGGGTTTAGGTTCTGTTAAGTTATAACCTGCTGTTGTTTGTTCTATATTTAGCTTTTATCAAAGACTCAATGAATTGGGTGTTTGTTGTTACTTCTAGTTACTTATTCGAAACTCTCTGCACAGCTAACTGGAAGATCAGGGAAGCATCTTTTCCTTACGGATAATGATGGTGGGAAACTTCCACTCCTGCTTCAGATGGTCAATGACTCTGCTGACCTTCATTTCATGTTAGTATGCGATTTTTGGCAGCACAAACTCTTTATATCACTTGTTAGCAAATGAAGTCTCTTTTGTTATCTTCTAACAACTCTGACCCTATATGCAGATCAGCATTACGATCTTTCAACCACCGTGTGGTATATGCCAACGCAAACTATGACCGTATCCTTTAAATAGTTTATGATCCTTTTTCTTGTAGCAGAAAAGTTCTTGCCTTCCTTCTTGATAAACTTACATTTGCCTTCACTGATTTCTAAGATGTGGTGGGATGGAGAACTTCATCAATCCGCCGTCAAAACGAACTACCAAAGGTTAGGTTTATGTTTTCCCAATTCGAACACTCTCTTCTTATTTCATGAAATGTTGAAGTGATAGTCATTTTTCCTCTGATTCTTCTACAGGAAAGTCTTCATGTGAATGATATGAAGTATCCTCACATCGTCCATGTAGAACAGGGAATAACTGAAGATGTAAACAATAAAGTATCCTCTGCTGTTGGAACACAGGTTATTGACTTGGAAGGTTGGCTACACTCTAGTGTGTGTTGTGTTTGAGTAAGATAAAGTGTTCATGTGATTATTAAGTGCTAACAGGAACTTCGAAATTCTGTGTGTAGAGGAGATGATTAGAGGTCTTAATCAAGTATCTTGGGAGCGTATTGATGTTAACTTCATGCGCTCAGACGAAAAATGCTGAGTTAATCAGGGTTCTTTGGTTCCTTAGTTCTTCATAAATTGGATACTGCAATGATTTGTCATTTTGTAGTTGCACTTGTCGTGACGCTCATCTGATTAAGAACCCCTGAAAATTCTCATCTATTTCTCTTCATTTATGGCAAAATGGAATAAATCAGAGTCAGCAAGATGTAGTTATAGTAGTAGTTATAGTAGTCAGCAAAATGGAATAATTTCCCCATATTATTCTTTCTTCTTGTAAAGGTAACTAACTCTAAATACTATTCTTCAGCATGCAGCCACCTCCTATTTTTATAGTCTACAAATTAGGTGTTGGAGAAATCTGCATATCCCTAACTCTAACGATTGTTGCTGATATCTTGCTTATGGATACTCAATCCTGGTTTCTTTTCTTGAGGGTATGTAGATATGATTGCCAATCCTGAGGTAGCTGATGTATTTAGG harbors:
- the LOC131009310 gene encoding lysine--tRNA ligase, chloroplastic/mitochondrial-like produces the protein MVNDSADLHFISALRSFNHRVVYANANYDHVVGWRTSSIRRQNELPKESLHVNDMKYPHIVHVEQGITEDVNNKVSSAVGTQVIDLEDMIANPEVADVFRKRAKIISEIRKTVESAGFIEVETPVLQGAAGGAEARPFITYHNSLGQDMYLRIATELHLKRMLVGGFEKVYEIGRIFRNEGLSTRHNPEFTTI